A window of Lentibacillus sp. Marseille-P4043 contains these coding sequences:
- a CDS encoding DUF3219 family protein gives MNQKVIINNRTINVDNFYVDTVINKSRGKELLKVGFDFKVNSSDYHEITTLLYANDFHVKVPEKNLEFPATIYSYSTSITNLYEDGAVGDFALELKEKSELN, from the coding sequence ATGAATCAAAAAGTGATCATAAATAATAGGACAATTAATGTGGACAATTTTTACGTAGATACAGTTATAAATAAATCTAGGGGCAAAGAATTACTTAAAGTAGGATTTGATTTTAAAGTCAACAGCAGTGACTACCACGAAATTACAACCTTGCTATATGCCAATGATTTCCATGTGAAAGTTCCAGAAAAAAATCTTGAATTTCCCGCAACCATTTACTCCTATTCAACGTCAATCACAAACCTCTATGAAGATGGTGCTGTTGGTGACTTTGCATTGGAATTAAAGGAGAAATCAGAGCTTAACTGA